One Orrella dioscoreae genomic window carries:
- a CDS encoding TRAP transporter substrate-binding protein produces MRLPYVFAGLLAAMLAVGGPAQAADDFKPRLVRFGFGLVDDSNQGRAARLFAKEVEQATGGKMRVRAIGNASLGSDTQMQQALIGGAQEIMVGSTATLVGIVPEMAVWDTPFLFNTAEEADVVLDGPVGEKIKAKLEAKGMVGLVYWENGFRNLTNSKRPVEKLEDLGGVKLRVMQNNVFIDSFKTLGANAVPLPFSELFTALETRAVDGQENPFNTVLSSKFYEVQKYLTVSNHVYSPWIVTVSKKWWDTLSPAEQKVLKDAAIKSRDAERQDTRQEAVKALADLKAKGMQVNTLQPAEVDRMRERLASVNAGIAKSVGQETWNEVEAAVAQARAARK; encoded by the coding sequence ATGCGCTTGCCTTATGTTTTTGCCGGCCTGCTGGCCGCGATGCTGGCCGTGGGCGGACCTGCCCAGGCCGCGGATGACTTCAAGCCCCGCCTGGTGCGTTTCGGCTTCGGCCTGGTGGATGACTCCAACCAGGGCCGCGCCGCGCGGCTGTTCGCCAAGGAAGTCGAGCAGGCCACCGGCGGCAAGATGCGCGTGCGCGCCATCGGCAATGCCTCGCTGGGATCGGACACGCAGATGCAGCAGGCGCTGATCGGCGGCGCGCAGGAGATCATGGTGGGCTCCACGGCCACCCTGGTCGGCATCGTGCCGGAAATGGCCGTCTGGGATACGCCGTTCCTCTTCAACACCGCCGAAGAGGCGGACGTGGTGCTGGACGGCCCGGTAGGCGAGAAGATCAAGGCCAAGCTGGAAGCCAAGGGCATGGTGGGCCTGGTCTATTGGGAAAACGGCTTTCGCAACCTCACCAACAGCAAGCGGCCGGTCGAGAAGCTCGAGGACCTGGGCGGCGTGAAGCTGCGCGTGATGCAGAACAACGTGTTCATCGACAGCTTCAAGACGCTGGGCGCCAACGCCGTGCCCCTGCCGTTCTCGGAACTGTTCACCGCGCTGGAGACGCGCGCCGTGGATGGCCAGGAGAATCCGTTCAACACCGTGCTCTCCAGCAAGTTCTACGAGGTGCAGAAATACCTGACCGTCAGCAACCACGTCTACAGCCCGTGGATCGTCACCGTCAGCAAGAAGTGGTGGGATACGCTGAGCCCTGCCGAGCAGAAGGTCCTGAAGGATGCCGCCATCAAGAGCCGTGATGCCGAGCGCCAGGACACGCGCCAGGAGGCGGTCAAGGCGCTGGCCGACCTGAAGGCCAAGGGCATGCAGGTGAATACCTTGCAGCCGGCGGAAGTCGATCGCATGCGCGAGCGCCTGGCCTCGGTCAATGCCGGCATCGCCAAGAGCGTGGGCCAGGAAACCTGGAACGAGGTCGAGGCGGCCGTCGCCCAGGCACGCGCGGCAAGGAAGTAG
- a CDS encoding lipocalin-like domain-containing protein: MGLRKRHVAVGLAAMALLFAGTQSARAAPANQVLGTWRMVKAEVEQDGITRPAYGTQPRGMLVFTPDMHFVEVLTDASVPRFASQARGQGTDAENRAAMAANIGFFGTYTVDAQGEFSGNRVQGATFPNWVGSARTRQDLSLVVEGDRMVEHFRRPEGARVYIEWERVRTAQ, translated from the coding sequence ATGGGATTGAGGAAGAGGCATGTCGCTGTCGGCCTGGCGGCCATGGCTTTGCTGTTTGCCGGCACGCAATCCGCGCGCGCCGCGCCCGCCAATCAGGTGCTTGGCACCTGGCGGATGGTAAAGGCGGAGGTCGAGCAGGATGGCATCACGCGGCCGGCCTATGGCACGCAGCCTCGGGGCATGCTGGTCTTCACGCCGGACATGCATTTCGTGGAAGTGCTGACGGATGCCTCCGTGCCCCGCTTCGCGTCCCAGGCGCGCGGCCAGGGCACCGATGCGGAAAACCGCGCTGCCATGGCTGCGAACATCGGTTTTTTCGGCACCTATACGGTGGATGCACAGGGGGAGTTCAGCGGCAACCGCGTGCAAGGGGCGACGTTTCCCAACTGGGTGGGCAGCGCGCGCACGCGCCAGGACCTGAGCCTGGTCGTGGAGGGCGACCGCATGGTCGAGCATTTCCGTCGGCCCGAAGGTGCGCGGGTATATATTGAATGGGAGCGGGTGCGGACGGCGCAGTAG
- a CDS encoding SDR family oxidoreductase, with protein MSKTWFITGASAGLGRGLADTLLARGDTVVATVRREGVLDDAQARHGERLRVLRLDVTDTAALRDGVAQAFAAVGRIDVVVSNAAYGLFGAAEELDDARIARQIATNLTGSIQLIRAVLPFLRKQGGGRIVQVSSEGGQIAYPNFSLYHATKWGIEGFVESVAQEVAPFGIDFLIVEPGPTRTNFGAALDHAPAMACYDDTPAGAVRRAVAAGNFADFGVAGKTVDAMIAAIDAERLPLRLALGSSTFDKVGEALRQRLALLQSQREVALSVMA; from the coding sequence ATGAGCAAGACGTGGTTCATCACCGGGGCCTCGGCAGGATTGGGACGAGGATTGGCCGACACGTTGCTGGCGCGCGGCGACACCGTCGTGGCGACCGTGCGGCGCGAAGGCGTGCTGGATGACGCGCAGGCCCGCCATGGCGAGCGCCTGCGGGTGCTGAGGCTGGACGTGACCGATACCGCGGCCCTGCGCGATGGCGTGGCGCAAGCATTCGCCGCCGTCGGGCGCATCGACGTGGTGGTCAGCAATGCGGCTTACGGGCTTTTCGGCGCGGCGGAAGAGCTGGACGACGCACGGATCGCGCGGCAGATCGCCACCAATCTCACGGGCTCGATCCAGTTGATCCGCGCGGTGCTGCCTTTCCTGCGCAAGCAGGGCGGCGGACGGATCGTGCAAGTCTCGTCAGAAGGCGGCCAGATCGCCTATCCGAACTTCAGCCTGTACCACGCGACCAAGTGGGGGATCGAAGGCTTTGTGGAGTCGGTCGCGCAGGAAGTGGCGCCCTTCGGCATCGATTTCCTCATCGTCGAGCCCGGTCCCACGCGCACGAATTTCGGTGCCGCGCTGGACCACGCGCCGGCCATGGCCTGCTACGACGACACGCCGGCCGGGGCCGTGCGGCGCGCCGTGGCGGCGGGCAATTTCGCGGATTTCGGCGTTGCGGGCAAGACGGTGGACGCGATGATCGCGGCCATCGATGCCGAGCGGCTGCCGCTGCGGCTGGCGCTGGGCAGTTCCACCTTCGATAAGGTGGGCGAGGCCTTGCGGCAGCGGCTGGCGCTGCTGCAGTCGCAAAGGGAAGTGGCCTTGTCCGTGATGGCGTGA
- the eda gene encoding bifunctional 4-hydroxy-2-oxoglutarate aldolase/2-dehydro-3-deoxy-phosphogluconate aldolase has product MAVALTAGDVLGDAPVIPVIVLDDPELAAPLARALLAGGIRMLEVTLRTPRALDCIAAIARDVPEAIVGAGTLRCAADASAARRAGARFGVSPGFTPAIGRACQELALPLVPGVATSSEILAATEAGFRALKFFPAMQAGGMALLKAWQGPFGDIVFCPTGGIHAGNAADFLALDNVACVGGSWLVPADALAARDWPRITALAREACALRG; this is encoded by the coding sequence ATGGCTGTAGCACTCACGGCGGGTGATGTCCTCGGGGATGCGCCCGTGATCCCGGTCATCGTGCTGGACGATCCGGAACTTGCCGCGCCGCTGGCGCGCGCGTTGCTTGCCGGCGGAATCCGCATGCTGGAGGTGACGTTGCGCACGCCGCGTGCGCTGGATTGCATCGCGGCCATTGCCCGCGACGTGCCCGAGGCCATCGTGGGGGCGGGGACGCTGCGCTGTGCTGCCGACGCCAGTGCCGCCCGGCGTGCCGGCGCGCGGTTCGGCGTGAGTCCGGGCTTCACCCCGGCAATCGGCCGCGCCTGCCAGGAACTGGCGCTGCCATTGGTGCCCGGCGTTGCCACCAGCAGCGAGATCCTGGCCGCCACCGAGGCGGGCTTCCGGGCGCTGAAGTTCTTTCCCGCCATGCAGGCGGGCGGCATGGCACTGCTGAAGGCCTGGCAAGGACCTTTCGGCGATATCGTCTTTTGCCCCACGGGCGGCATCCACGCCGGCAACGCGGCGGATTTCCTCGCCCTGGACAATGTGGCGTGCGTGGGCGGCTCCTGGCTCGTGCCGGCCGATGCCCTGGCGGCGCGGGACTGGCCACGCATCACGGCGCTGGCGCGCGAGGCCTGCGCCTTGCGCGGCTGA
- a CDS encoding IclR family transcriptional regulator — protein sequence MSNDGVVAVERAMQVLDCFKPGAERLALADFANRLPLHKTTIFRLLNSLARTGYVVREPDGRYGLGPRVLFLARVYERGFDLSAVVLPILEKLSADTGESAAYYVEGGEPGQRLCLFRHQPHEGLHSQVLAGSVMPPDRSSTGQVFAIWAQGTQPPPERLPIFSSGARDPYTASWSVPIIGNEDRYVGALTIAGPSARLATVDAGRFEAVILAHADELARRLGASAEMRDTLYGQMV from the coding sequence ATGAGTAATGACGGTGTCGTCGCGGTGGAACGCGCCATGCAGGTGCTGGATTGCTTCAAGCCGGGGGCCGAGCGCCTGGCGCTGGCGGATTTCGCCAACCGCCTGCCGCTGCACAAGACCACCATCTTCCGGCTGCTGAACTCGCTGGCGCGCACCGGCTACGTGGTGCGGGAGCCCGATGGCAGATATGGCCTGGGGCCACGCGTGCTCTTTCTGGCCAGGGTCTACGAACGCGGCTTCGATCTCTCGGCGGTCGTCCTGCCCATCCTGGAAAAACTCTCGGCCGACACGGGCGAAAGCGCCGCGTACTACGTCGAGGGCGGCGAGCCCGGGCAGCGCCTGTGCCTGTTCCGCCACCAACCGCACGAAGGCCTGCACAGCCAGGTGCTGGCCGGCAGCGTCATGCCGCCGGACCGCTCGTCCACGGGCCAGGTCTTCGCGATCTGGGCGCAAGGCACGCAGCCCCCGCCCGAGCGACTGCCCATTTTTTCCAGCGGCGCGCGCGACCCCTACACCGCGTCGTGGTCCGTGCCGATCATCGGCAACGAAGACCGCTACGTCGGCGCCCTCACCATCGCGGGCCCCTCCGCGCGTCTCGCCACCGTCGATGCCGGGCGCTTCGAGGCCGTCATCCTGGCGCATGCGGATGAACTGGCGCGCCGGCTCGGTGCTTCCGCCGAGATGCGCGACACCTTGTACGGCCAGATGGTGTAA
- a CDS encoding PIG-L deacetylase family protein has product MADSILVVTAHVGDFVWRCGGAMALHARRGVDVHVVCLSYGENGESNAAWQGDARRDTVKALRRAEAEEAGRILGVASMDFHDLGDYPLPESADSVRRVSQLLRQTQAAAVLTHPEHDPSNLDHCRTHEMVLRARMQAMAPGHGADFVVPPQVYSFEPHQTELCGFKPNVLLDITDVWDIKWQAMQAMPTQRNLWAYYERVALQRGAQAGRRGKTAGTRYGEAYQSIFPSVVTAFAG; this is encoded by the coding sequence ATGGCGGATTCGATACTGGTGGTCACGGCCCATGTGGGCGACTTCGTGTGGCGTTGCGGCGGCGCCATGGCCCTGCATGCGCGGCGCGGCGTCGACGTGCATGTGGTGTGCCTGAGCTATGGCGAGAACGGGGAGTCGAATGCGGCCTGGCAGGGGGATGCCCGGCGTGACACGGTGAAGGCGCTGCGCCGTGCGGAGGCCGAGGAGGCGGGGCGCATCCTCGGCGTGGCGTCGATGGATTTCCACGACCTGGGCGACTATCCCTTGCCGGAGTCCGCGGACTCGGTGCGCCGGGTCTCGCAGTTGCTGCGCCAGACCCAGGCGGCGGCGGTATTGACGCATCCCGAGCACGATCCGTCCAACCTGGATCACTGCCGCACCCATGAAATGGTGCTGCGGGCCCGCATGCAGGCCATGGCGCCCGGCCATGGCGCGGACTTCGTCGTGCCGCCGCAGGTCTACAGCTTCGAGCCGCACCAGACCGAGCTGTGCGGGTTCAAGCCCAATGTGCTGCTGGACATCACGGATGTCTGGGATATCAAGTGGCAGGCCATGCAGGCCATGCCCACCCAGCGCAATCTGTGGGCCTATTACGAGCGTGTCGCCCTGCAGCGCGGGGCGCAGGCCGGGCGCCGCGGCAAGACCGCGGGCACGCGCTATGGCGAGGCGTACCAGAGCATTTTCCCATCCGTCGTCACGGCGTTTGCCGGCTGA
- a CDS encoding YgiW/YdeI family stress tolerance OB fold protein, which yields MPKRHRLFAAPALVLWFTMGASIAVAQYVGPGVIPRITVQELQSRGVHDQQGVLTGNLLTPEGGDFYVFDDGTGRLRVEIPKKVFPPSMPIAPQRVVELTGELAKEGRDLSFEVREMRVQQ from the coding sequence ATGCCGAAGCGTCACCGCCTCTTCGCCGCCCCCGCGCTCGTCCTGTGGTTCACCATGGGCGCGTCCATTGCCGTGGCGCAGTATGTCGGCCCGGGCGTCATTCCCCGCATTACCGTCCAGGAGCTGCAATCGCGCGGCGTGCACGACCAGCAGGGCGTGCTGACTGGCAATCTGCTCACGCCCGAAGGCGGCGACTTCTACGTTTTTGACGATGGCACGGGCCGCCTGCGGGTGGAGATCCCGAAGAAAGTGTTTCCGCCGTCCATGCCCATCGCGCCGCAACGGGTGGTGGAGCTGACGGGCGAACTCGCCAAGGAAGGCCGTGACCTGAGCTTCGAAGTGCGGGAAATGCGGGTGCAGCAATAG
- a CDS encoding Bug family tripartite tricarboxylate transporter substrate binding protein has product MLKQKTLGILALIAGLAPAAHALAAYPERPIRMVVPFAAGGPADMVGREFAQLFSEQLGQPVVVVNAGGGHGVPALNQVLGQEADGYTLLMPASGNMTIPSKAMAGKDVLGLLAPISLLTESPHVLVVTAKLPVNSVQDLVDYARQHPGRVNFGSAGVGGVAHLGMELFKSEAKVDVVHVPYRGTSQVLTDIASGQVQALFSSMPSLQPLIDKKAVKALAMSAPSKGEETASLPLVSQTLPGMSYTTWYGLFAKAGTPQPVLDTLNKAVVETLKNPALNKKFAPQGVEFVSSTPAQLTEIVQRDTRKWTALIEQAGIEID; this is encoded by the coding sequence ATGCTGAAGCAGAAAACCCTGGGCATCCTTGCCCTGATCGCCGGCCTGGCGCCGGCTGCCCACGCGCTCGCGGCGTATCCCGAGCGTCCCATCCGCATGGTGGTGCCTTTCGCCGCGGGCGGTCCCGCCGACATGGTGGGGCGTGAGTTCGCCCAGCTGTTCAGCGAGCAACTGGGCCAGCCCGTGGTGGTGGTGAACGCGGGCGGCGGGCATGGCGTGCCGGCCTTGAACCAGGTGCTGGGGCAGGAGGCCGATGGCTACACGCTGCTGATGCCAGCCTCGGGCAACATGACGATCCCGTCGAAGGCCATGGCGGGCAAGGACGTGCTCGGCCTGCTGGCGCCCATCAGCCTGCTGACGGAAAGCCCGCACGTGCTGGTCGTGACTGCCAAGTTGCCCGTGAACTCGGTCCAGGACCTGGTGGACTATGCGCGCCAGCATCCGGGCCGGGTGAATTTCGGTTCCGCGGGCGTGGGCGGCGTGGCGCACCTGGGCATGGAGTTGTTCAAAAGCGAGGCCAAGGTGGATGTGGTGCACGTGCCTTATCGCGGCACGTCGCAAGTCCTGACGGACATCGCGTCGGGGCAGGTCCAGGCCTTGTTCAGCAGCATGCCCTCGCTGCAACCGCTGATCGACAAGAAGGCGGTGAAGGCACTGGCCATGAGCGCACCGAGCAAGGGCGAGGAGACGGCCAGCCTGCCCCTGGTGTCGCAGACCCTGCCCGGCATGTCGTACACCACCTGGTATGGGCTGTTCGCCAAGGCGGGCACGCCGCAACCGGTGCTGGACACGTTGAACAAGGCTGTCGTGGAAACCTTGAAGAATCCCGCGCTGAACAAGAAGTTCGCGCCGCAAGGCGTGGAGTTCGTGTCCAGCACGCCCGCGCAGCTGACCGAGATCGTCCAGCGCGACACTCGCAAATGGACGGCGCTGATCGAGCAGGCGGGCATCGAGATCGACTGA
- a CDS encoding Rap1a/Tai family immunity protein, translated as MTRLLLAALLAVTAATVTATSASAAAPRTWHFTGKELLAALEGKMPTEFRDPAHSRLLSSARAQSYISGVADLTQNQLWCTVTGVLPHELAGRVHTALHELDPASLGGNAAPLVAEALRQAFPCPASTIGRNP; from the coding sequence ATGACCCGCCTCCTCCTCGCCGCCCTGCTGGCCGTTACTGCCGCCACCGTTACTGCCACCAGCGCTTCCGCCGCCGCGCCTCGCACCTGGCACTTCACCGGCAAGGAGCTCCTGGCCGCGCTGGAAGGCAAGATGCCCACCGAATTCCGCGACCCGGCGCACAGCCGCCTGCTGTCTTCCGCCCGCGCGCAGTCCTACATCTCCGGCGTGGCCGACCTGACGCAGAACCAGCTGTGGTGCACCGTCACCGGCGTGCTGCCGCACGAGCTGGCCGGCCGCGTCCATACCGCGCTGCACGAGCTCGACCCCGCCAGCCTGGGCGGGAACGCGGCCCCGCTGGTGGCCGAGGCGCTGAGGCAGGCATTCCCCTGCCCGGCCAGCACCATCGGGCGCAACCCCTGA
- a CDS encoding LysR family transcriptional regulator: MNSPSLADLHAFAAVASHKSFRRTADVLGVSHSALSLAMRGLEAKLGVRLLNRTTRSVALTHEGEQLLTRLTPILRDLDQALDETSAAGGQPSGVLRINGSEGAIRLLLQTVLPPLRARHPRIELDLSVDGQLVDIVGRGFDAGIRLGEAVPKDMVAVRLGPELRFLPVASPAYLRRHPAPRTPDDLMTHQCIRQRLPSGKRYRWEFKRRDQELALDVPGALTLDSSALMAEAAADGLGIAYVPEPYAAPYFARKRLLPLLEDWCPAIPGLYLYFPANRHPPPALRALIDVVKALP; encoded by the coding sequence ATGAACTCGCCCTCCCTCGCCGACCTGCATGCATTCGCCGCCGTCGCCTCGCACAAGAGCTTTCGCCGCACGGCCGATGTGCTGGGCGTGTCCCACTCGGCCCTGAGCCTGGCCATGCGCGGGCTGGAAGCCAAGCTGGGCGTGCGGCTGCTGAATCGCACCACGCGCAGCGTGGCCCTGACACACGAGGGCGAACAACTGCTGACGCGCCTCACGCCCATCCTGCGGGACCTGGACCAGGCCCTGGATGAAACGTCCGCCGCAGGCGGCCAGCCCAGCGGCGTATTGCGCATCAATGGCAGTGAAGGCGCCATACGCCTGCTGCTGCAAACCGTGTTGCCGCCCTTGCGCGCTCGCCATCCCCGCATCGAACTGGACCTGTCCGTGGACGGGCAACTGGTGGATATCGTCGGACGCGGCTTCGATGCCGGCATCCGCCTGGGGGAAGCCGTGCCCAAGGACATGGTGGCGGTCCGCCTCGGGCCCGAGCTGCGCTTCCTGCCCGTGGCCTCGCCCGCCTATTTGCGCCGCCACCCCGCACCGCGCACGCCGGACGACCTGATGACGCACCAATGCATCCGCCAGCGCCTGCCCAGCGGCAAGCGCTATCGCTGGGAATTCAAGCGGCGCGACCAGGAGCTGGCGCTGGACGTCCCGGGCGCGCTGACCCTGGACAGCAGCGCGTTGATGGCCGAGGCCGCCGCCGACGGACTGGGTATCGCCTATGTGCCGGAGCCTTATGCCGCGCCCTACTTCGCACGCAAGCGGCTGCTGCCCCTGCTCGAGGACTGGTGCCCGGCCATCCCCGGGCTGTACCTGTATTTCCCGGCCAACCGCCACCCGCCGCCCGCGCTGCGCGCGCTGATCGACGTGGTGAAGGCCTTGCCCTGA
- a CDS encoding suppressor of fused domain protein, which yields MQISDSEKAIARHLETVFGARPRVVVHRQAAEDPFYIGIAHAQDTPSPGLVTLSTIGVSNHPLYQDDGTEFPHTRLEFIASCEAGQESDLAEALFLAATFVGKSRGFACPGIFLHGLIGRFRPASPVPHALLTTPFAYEGLDAVKEFAGRRVSWLLVQAVSADEIDYAQAHSTSALEDVFEEAEIDWTSLDRACAMASR from the coding sequence ATGCAGATCTCCGACAGCGAAAAGGCCATTGCCAGACACCTGGAAACCGTCTTCGGCGCCCGCCCCCGGGTCGTCGTGCACCGTCAGGCCGCGGAAGACCCCTTCTACATCGGCATCGCGCACGCCCAGGACACCCCTTCGCCGGGCCTGGTCACGCTGAGCACCATCGGCGTGTCCAACCATCCGCTCTACCAGGACGACGGCACCGAGTTTCCGCATACCCGCCTGGAATTCATCGCCAGTTGCGAGGCGGGCCAGGAGTCCGACCTGGCCGAAGCGCTCTTTCTTGCCGCCACTTTCGTCGGCAAGAGCCGGGGCTTCGCCTGCCCGGGCATCTTCCTGCACGGCCTGATCGGGCGCTTCCGTCCTGCATCGCCCGTGCCGCACGCGCTGCTGACCACGCCCTTCGCCTATGAAGGTCTGGACGCGGTCAAGGAATTCGCGGGAAGGCGCGTCAGCTGGCTGCTGGTGCAGGCGGTCTCGGCGGACGAGATCGATTACGCGCAGGCGCACTCCACCAGCGCGCTGGAGGATGTCTTCGAGGAAGCGGAGATCGACTGGACGTCGCTGGACCGGGCTTGCGCGATGGCCTCGCGCTGA
- the edd gene encoding phosphogluconate dehydratase, with protein sequence MALHATLDAVTARIRARSAEPRAAYLARLDAQSRRDRGADRLGCANVAHAFAGMPGNDKLRVVAERARNIGIVTAYNDMLSAHAPLQHYPDVLKDEARRHGATAQVAGGVPAMCDGVTQGTPGMELSLFSRDVIAMATAVSLSHDVFDAALMLGVCDKIVPGLLIGALHFGHLPTVFVPAGPMTSGLSNSAKARVRERAAQGLVGRAELLQAESAAYHGQGTCTFYGTANSNQMLLEAMGLHVPGTAFINPGEGLREALTRDAARRVLAQGCPAIGRVVDERAIVNAMVALLATGGSTNHLIHWVAVARAAGLVIDWDDFAALSAVVPLLARVYPNGAADVNQFQAAGGPGYVLRELLDAGLMHEDVLTISADGIRAYTRLPVAAADERLSWDPIGDSTDLDVLRPAAAPFSATGGLRLLQGNLGRGVIKVSAVPEDRHVVEAPARVFDTQADLQAAFQAGELDRDVVCVVRWQGPRANGMPELHKLTPPLAVLQGKGFRVALVTDGRMSGASGKVPAAIHVTPEALADGPLARVQDGDVIRLDAVQGTLDALVDAQTWAARVPARPPVSMDEANGVGWGRELFAGFRRNAPGAEEGACTWL encoded by the coding sequence ATGGCCCTGCATGCCACCCTCGACGCCGTCACGGCCCGCATCCGTGCGCGCAGTGCCGAGCCGCGCGCGGCCTACCTGGCCAGGCTGGACGCCCAGTCACGGCGCGACCGTGGCGCCGACCGCCTGGGCTGCGCCAACGTGGCCCACGCCTTCGCCGGCATGCCGGGCAACGACAAGCTGCGCGTCGTGGCCGAGCGCGCGCGCAACATCGGCATCGTCACCGCCTACAACGACATGCTCTCGGCCCACGCGCCGCTGCAGCACTATCCGGACGTGCTGAAGGACGAGGCCCGGCGCCACGGCGCCACGGCCCAGGTCGCGGGCGGCGTGCCCGCCATGTGCGACGGCGTCACGCAGGGCACGCCGGGCATGGAGCTATCGCTCTTCAGCCGCGACGTGATCGCGATGGCGACTGCGGTGTCCCTCAGCCACGATGTCTTCGATGCCGCGCTGATGCTGGGGGTGTGCGACAAGATCGTGCCCGGCCTGTTGATCGGCGCCCTGCATTTCGGCCACCTGCCGACCGTGTTCGTGCCTGCCGGGCCCATGACGTCGGGCCTGTCGAACAGCGCCAAGGCCCGGGTGCGCGAGCGCGCCGCGCAGGGGCTGGTGGGCCGCGCCGAACTGCTGCAGGCCGAATCCGCGGCCTACCACGGGCAAGGCACCTGCACGTTCTACGGCACGGCCAACAGCAACCAGATGCTGCTCGAGGCAATGGGCCTGCATGTGCCCGGCACGGCCTTCATCAATCCTGGCGAGGGCCTGCGCGAGGCGCTGACGCGCGACGCCGCGCGCCGGGTGCTGGCGCAGGGCTGCCCGGCCATCGGCCGGGTGGTGGATGAACGTGCCATCGTCAACGCGATGGTGGCGTTGCTGGCCACGGGCGGCTCCACCAACCACCTGATCCACTGGGTGGCGGTGGCGCGCGCGGCGGGCCTGGTCATCGACTGGGACGATTTCGCGGCGCTCTCTGCCGTCGTGCCGCTACTGGCGCGCGTCTACCCGAATGGCGCCGCCGACGTGAACCAGTTCCAGGCTGCCGGCGGTCCGGGCTACGTGCTGCGCGAACTGCTGGATGCCGGGCTCATGCACGAGGACGTGCTGACCATCAGCGCGGACGGGATCCGTGCCTATACCCGCCTGCCGGTGGCTGCCGCGGACGAACGCCTGTCCTGGGACCCCATCGGCGACAGCACGGACCTGGACGTGCTGCGTCCCGCCGCCGCGCCGTTCAGCGCCACCGGTGGCCTGCGCCTGCTGCAGGGCAACCTGGGGCGCGGCGTCATCAAGGTGTCCGCCGTGCCCGAGGACCGGCACGTGGTCGAGGCGCCCGCGCGTGTCTTCGACACCCAGGCGGATCTGCAGGCAGCGTTCCAGGCGGGCGAGCTGGATCGCGACGTGGTGTGCGTCGTGCGGTGGCAGGGCCCGCGGGCCAATGGCATGCCGGAGCTGCACAAGCTGACCCCGCCGCTGGCGGTGCTCCAGGGCAAGGGATTCCGCGTCGCGCTGGTCACCGATGGCCGCATGAGCGGCGCGTCCGGCAAGGTGCCCGCGGCCATCCACGTCACGCCCGAAGCCCTGGCCGACGGGCCGCTGGCGCGCGTGCAGGATGGCGACGTGATCCGGCTGGACGCCGTGCAGGGCACGCTGGACGCGCTGGTGGATGCCCAGACGTGGGCGGCGCGCGTGCCGGCGCGTCCGCCGGTATCGATGGACGAGGCCAACGGCGTGGGCTGGGGCAGGGAACTGTTTGCCGGATTCCGGCGCAACGCGCCTGGCGCGGAAGAAGGAGCCTGTACATGGCTGTAG
- a CDS encoding GTP cyclohydrolase II — protein MPSSAVSIRSEVQLPIQLADGTEASALVYSFRGLSDGKEHIALKFGEPAAVPLVRVHSECMTGDVFGSLRCDCGPQLEESLKTLREEGGYLLYLRQEGRGIGLYAKLDAYRLQEQGQDTYAANVMLGHGADERDYIVAAQMLRALGVGRIELLTNNPQKCKQLSGLGINVAATRRTGVYSSAHNLAYLQAKVRQTGHLLQLGPAGQDDQG, from the coding sequence ATGCCTTCCTCCGCCGTATCCATACGTTCGGAAGTACAGCTTCCCATCCAGTTGGCCGATGGCACGGAGGCTTCCGCCCTGGTCTACAGTTTTCGCGGCCTGAGCGATGGCAAGGAGCACATCGCGCTGAAGTTCGGCGAGCCCGCCGCCGTGCCGCTGGTGCGCGTGCATTCCGAGTGCATGACGGGCGATGTGTTCGGTTCCCTGCGCTGTGATTGTGGTCCCCAGCTGGAAGAGTCGCTGAAGACCTTGCGGGAAGAGGGCGGCTACCTGCTTTACCTGCGCCAGGAGGGCAGGGGAATCGGCCTGTACGCCAAGCTCGACGCCTACCGCCTGCAGGAACAGGGACAGGACACCTATGCCGCCAACGTGATGCTGGGGCATGGTGCGGACGAGCGCGACTACATCGTCGCCGCGCAGATGCTGCGCGCCTTGGGGGTGGGGCGGATCGAGCTGCTCACCAACAATCCCCAGAAGTGCAAGCAGTTGTCGGGCCTGGGCATCAACGTGGCCGCCACGCGCCGCACGGGGGTGTATTCCAGCGCGCACAATCTGGCGTATCTGCAGGCCAAGGTGCGGCAGACGGGGCATTTGCTGCAGTTGGGCCCGGCAGGCCAGGACGACCAGGGATAA